The following coding sequences lie in one Arachis hypogaea cultivar Tifrunner chromosome 4, arahy.Tifrunner.gnm2.J5K5, whole genome shotgun sequence genomic window:
- the LOC112795778 gene encoding uncharacterized protein isoform X2, translating to MVCSLGIGRMDVMAKFLAAGSFSQTIADDFGRSAAEYICRELREADEANLLDEEDMHVYGQSPMTDLLQLVCCNFCKKPIKDSQYASHAELCRSLKLTEQTSLELDGSTGNRKPPRKEKKKLSTSCALREQRKYESMDNIDTGASQSPLNSQVRVTAFSNVAKDATPMMEDTRTNPGNRDHPASVMNPPTKRRKATASTYLPLPETHVTEYGVTKTASFTDGFTCKDLLDRTVSEHEDLNQKNLGLVHEQLPAKNDFPAPLATKIYYSQRRNRLRASIRHLYFQNMCEELHHDVSQKMSPVQDSSQMNPSFERMDNVPNKESNSPALCQAQNSCQILAKSSEISMLKEGPPSGGLSNQFLVDNVSRSAATHTGLTRSNFLSKPYSFASNTGNPLGTIQQPNGSVPVI from the exons ATGGTATGTTCCCTTGGGATTGGAAGAATGGACGTCATGGCAAAGTTTCTAGCTGCTGGGAGTTTCTCCCAAACCATTGCAG ATGACTTTGGCAGGTCAGCTGCTGAGTATATTTGCAGAGAACTACGTGAGGCAGATGAAGCAAATTTACttgatgaagaag ATATGCATGTGTATGGTCAGAGTCCTATGACTGATCTATTGCAGCTG GTATGCTGTAACTTTTGCAAGAAACCAATCAAGGATAGCCAGTATGCCAGTCATGCAG AACTTTGTAGGTCATTAAAGCTTACAGAACAAACTAGCTTGGAGCTTGATGGCAGCACAGGGAATCGAAAACCTCccaggaaagaaaagaaaaagttatcAACTTCATGTGCAC TTCGGGAGCAGAGGAAATATGAATCTATGGATAATATTGATACTGGTGCATCACAATCACCCTTGAACAGTCAAGTCAGAGTGACTGCCTTCTCAAATGTAGCGAAAG ATGCGACACCTATGATGGAGGATACAAGAACTAATCCTGGAAATAGAGATCACCCAGCTTCTGTAATGAATCCTCCAACTAAACGTCGTAAAGC GACAGCCAGCACATATCTACCTTTACCCGAAACTCATGTAACAGAATATGGAGTGACAAAAACTGCGAGCTTCACAGATGGATTTACAT GCAAGGATTTGCTTGACAGAACTGTTTCTGAACATGAAGACCTCAACCAGAAAAACCTTGGGCTGGTCCATGAGCAACTCCCGGCGAAGAATG ATTTTCCTGCACCCCTTGCTACAAAGATATATTATTCACAAAGGAGAAATCGATTGCGTGCTTCAATTCGTCATCTATATTTCCAGAACATGTGTGAGGAATTACATCATGATGTAAGTCAAAAGATGTCACCAGTACAAGATTCAAGTCAAATGAACCCTTCATTTGAAAGAATGGATAATGTGCCGAACAAGGAG AGCAATTCACCAGCCTTGTGTCAGGCACAAAATTCTTGTCAGATTCTTGCAAAAAGCTCAGAAATATCCATGCTTAAAGAAGGTCCGCCAAGTGGTGGCTTGTCGAATCAGTTTCTTGTTGATAATGTTTCAAGGTCTGCAGCTACCCATACGGGTTTGACAAGAAGCAACTTTCTTTCAAAACCTTATTCTTTTGCTAGCAACACAG GAAATCCTCTCGGAACAATACAACAACCAAACGGGAGTGTTCCTGTGATTTAG
- the LOC112795778 gene encoding uncharacterized protein isoform X1 codes for MVCSLGIGRMDVMAKFLAAGSFSQTIADDFGRSAAEYICRELREADEANLLDEEDMHVYGQSPMTDLLQLVCCNFCKKPIKDSQYASHAELCRSLKLTEQTSLELDGSTGNRKPPRKEKKKLSTSCAPAAVREQRKYESMDNIDTGASQSPLNSQVRVTAFSNVAKDATPMMEDTRTNPGNRDHPASVMNPPTKRRKATASTYLPLPETHVTEYGVTKTASFTDGFTCKDLLDRTVSEHEDLNQKNLGLVHEQLPAKNDFPAPLATKIYYSQRRNRLRASIRHLYFQNMCEELHHDVSQKMSPVQDSSQMNPSFERMDNVPNKESNSPALCQAQNSCQILAKSSEISMLKEGPPSGGLSNQFLVDNVSRSAATHTGLTRSNFLSKPYSFASNTGNPLGTIQQPNGSVPVI; via the exons ATGGTATGTTCCCTTGGGATTGGAAGAATGGACGTCATGGCAAAGTTTCTAGCTGCTGGGAGTTTCTCCCAAACCATTGCAG ATGACTTTGGCAGGTCAGCTGCTGAGTATATTTGCAGAGAACTACGTGAGGCAGATGAAGCAAATTTACttgatgaagaag ATATGCATGTGTATGGTCAGAGTCCTATGACTGATCTATTGCAGCTG GTATGCTGTAACTTTTGCAAGAAACCAATCAAGGATAGCCAGTATGCCAGTCATGCAG AACTTTGTAGGTCATTAAAGCTTACAGAACAAACTAGCTTGGAGCTTGATGGCAGCACAGGGAATCGAAAACCTCccaggaaagaaaagaaaaagttatcAACTTCATGTGCAC CTGCTGCAGTTCGGGAGCAGAGGAAATATGAATCTATGGATAATATTGATACTGGTGCATCACAATCACCCTTGAACAGTCAAGTCAGAGTGACTGCCTTCTCAAATGTAGCGAAAG ATGCGACACCTATGATGGAGGATACAAGAACTAATCCTGGAAATAGAGATCACCCAGCTTCTGTAATGAATCCTCCAACTAAACGTCGTAAAGC GACAGCCAGCACATATCTACCTTTACCCGAAACTCATGTAACAGAATATGGAGTGACAAAAACTGCGAGCTTCACAGATGGATTTACAT GCAAGGATTTGCTTGACAGAACTGTTTCTGAACATGAAGACCTCAACCAGAAAAACCTTGGGCTGGTCCATGAGCAACTCCCGGCGAAGAATG ATTTTCCTGCACCCCTTGCTACAAAGATATATTATTCACAAAGGAGAAATCGATTGCGTGCTTCAATTCGTCATCTATATTTCCAGAACATGTGTGAGGAATTACATCATGATGTAAGTCAAAAGATGTCACCAGTACAAGATTCAAGTCAAATGAACCCTTCATTTGAAAGAATGGATAATGTGCCGAACAAGGAG AGCAATTCACCAGCCTTGTGTCAGGCACAAAATTCTTGTCAGATTCTTGCAAAAAGCTCAGAAATATCCATGCTTAAAGAAGGTCCGCCAAGTGGTGGCTTGTCGAATCAGTTTCTTGTTGATAATGTTTCAAGGTCTGCAGCTACCCATACGGGTTTGACAAGAAGCAACTTTCTTTCAAAACCTTATTCTTTTGCTAGCAACACAG GAAATCCTCTCGGAACAATACAACAACCAAACGGGAGTGTTCCTGTGATTTAG
- the LOC112795779 gene encoding vesicle-associated protein 2-2 isoform X2: protein MDTELLQIEPPHLTFVFELKKQSSCLVHLANNASHYVAFKVKTTSPKKYCVRPTIGIIKPHASCDFTVTMQPQRSAPPDFQCKDKFLIQSTIVPVGTTPDQISSQFFSKESGNYVEEKKLRVVLISPPSSPVLLPVNSDLYHHDSLAGYKDRIPTVDGLENLPPSLTVAEEKSLEPTQDMEEDTTGEDMISKHVENDPRTQSKIEVEIGMKQGEDDLRLNLAKDYEELKSRLSIMESKLREADETIAKLTEEKRANTREKNLLKLELMLKRKRNMKRPQVGFPLLFVCVVALVSVTVGYYVHP, encoded by the exons ATGGATACCGAGCTTCTCCAAATCGAACCCCCTCATCTCACCTTTGTCT TTGAATTGAAGAAACAGAGTTCCTGCCTCGTGCATCTTGCCAACAACGCCTCTCATTATGTTGCTTTTAAG GTTAAAACGACGTCGCCTAAGAAATACTGCGTTAGACCAACCATTGGCATCATCAAGCCTCACGCTTCCTGTGATTTCACCG TTACTATGCAGCCTCAGCGCTCAGCACCACCGGATTTCCAATGCAAGGACAAGTTCCTCATTCAGAGCACCATTGTTCCCGTTGGAACAACACCCGATCAAATCTCTTCTCAATTC TTCTCTAAGGAAAGCGGCAACTATGTGGAGGAGAAGAAGCTCAGGGTTGTTCTCATCAGTCCTCCTTCTTCGCCGGTCTTGCTTCCGGTGAACTCAGATCTCTACCACCACGACTCGCTAGCTGGCTACAAGGATAGGATTCCAACTGTGGATGGACTTGAAAACCTACCTCCCTCTCTTACA GTTGCTGAGGAGAAAAGTTTGGAACCAACACAGGATATGGAGGAGGACACAACTGGTGAGGACATGATTTCGAAACATGTGGAGAATGACCCTCGGACTCAGAGTAAAATTGAGGTTGAGATTGGCATGAAGCAAGGGGAGGATGATTTGCGGTTGAATTTAGCCAAGGATTATGAGGAATTGAAGTCAAGGCTAAGTATAATGGAGTCTAAGCTAAGAGAG GCTGACGAAACAATTGCGAAGCTAACTGAAGAGAAGCGCGCAAACACTCGAGAAAAGAATCTGCTTAAGTTAGAGTTG ATGTTGAAGAGAAAAAGGAATATGAAAAGACCTCAGGTGGGGTTTCCATTGCTGTTTGTTTGCGTGGTTGCACTTGTCAGTGTGACAGTGGGATATTATGTGCATCCATAA
- the LOC112795779 gene encoding vesicle-associated protein 2-2 isoform X1: protein MDTELLQIEPPHLTFVFELKKQSSCLVHLANNASHYVAFKVKTTSPKKYCVRPTIGIIKPHASCDFTVTMQPQRSAPPDFQCKDKFLIQSTIVPVGTTPDQISSQFFSKESGNYVEEKKLRVVLISPPSSPVLLPVNSDLYHHDSLAGYKDRIPTVDGLENLPPSLTVAEEKSLEPTQDMEEDTTGEDMISKHVENDPRTQSKIEVEIGMKQGEDDLRLNLAKDYEELKSRLSIMESKLREADETIAKLTEEKRANTREKNLLKLELEMLKRKRNMKRPQVGFPLLFVCVVALVSVTVGYYVHP from the exons ATGGATACCGAGCTTCTCCAAATCGAACCCCCTCATCTCACCTTTGTCT TTGAATTGAAGAAACAGAGTTCCTGCCTCGTGCATCTTGCCAACAACGCCTCTCATTATGTTGCTTTTAAG GTTAAAACGACGTCGCCTAAGAAATACTGCGTTAGACCAACCATTGGCATCATCAAGCCTCACGCTTCCTGTGATTTCACCG TTACTATGCAGCCTCAGCGCTCAGCACCACCGGATTTCCAATGCAAGGACAAGTTCCTCATTCAGAGCACCATTGTTCCCGTTGGAACAACACCCGATCAAATCTCTTCTCAATTC TTCTCTAAGGAAAGCGGCAACTATGTGGAGGAGAAGAAGCTCAGGGTTGTTCTCATCAGTCCTCCTTCTTCGCCGGTCTTGCTTCCGGTGAACTCAGATCTCTACCACCACGACTCGCTAGCTGGCTACAAGGATAGGATTCCAACTGTGGATGGACTTGAAAACCTACCTCCCTCTCTTACA GTTGCTGAGGAGAAAAGTTTGGAACCAACACAGGATATGGAGGAGGACACAACTGGTGAGGACATGATTTCGAAACATGTGGAGAATGACCCTCGGACTCAGAGTAAAATTGAGGTTGAGATTGGCATGAAGCAAGGGGAGGATGATTTGCGGTTGAATTTAGCCAAGGATTATGAGGAATTGAAGTCAAGGCTAAGTATAATGGAGTCTAAGCTAAGAGAG GCTGACGAAACAATTGCGAAGCTAACTGAAGAGAAGCGCGCAAACACTCGAGAAAAGAATCTGCTTAAGTTAGAGTTG GAGATGTTGAAGAGAAAAAGGAATATGAAAAGACCTCAGGTGGGGTTTCCATTGCTGTTTGTTTGCGTGGTTGCACTTGTCAGTGTGACAGTGGGATATTATGTGCATCCATAA